One region of Plasmodium gaboni strain SY75 chromosome 6, whole genome shotgun sequence genomic DNA includes:
- a CDS encoding putative succinate dehydrogenase subunit 3, translated as MVRRNAFYLPALFLGGASLSHFYASKELDEIEKEVKKSIWGFSTGVVIGLVIGICIGTNYYYIFNKIFSLFDYFMKDPEEEKDE; from the coding sequence ATGGTAAGAAGAAATGCATTTTATTTACCAGCTTTATTTTTAGGTGGAGCGTCTTTAAGCCATTTTTATGCATCGAAAGAATTAGATGAAATAGAAAAAGAAGTGAAAAAATCCATCTGGGGATTTTCAACTGGTGTAGTAATAGGGTTAGTAATTGGAATATGTATAGGaacaaattattattacattttcaataaaatattttcattatttgattattttatgaaagatccggaagaagaaaaagatgAATAA
- a CDS encoding histone H3 has protein sequence MARTKQTARKSTAGKAPRKQLASKAARKSAPISAGIKKPHRYRPGTVALREIRRYQKSTDLLIRKLPFQRLVREIAQDYKTDLRFQSSAVMALQEAAEAYLVGLFEDTNLCAIHAKRVTIMPKDIQLARRIRGERS, from the coding sequence atggCACGAACTAAACAAACAGCTAGAAAATCAACTGCTGGTAAAGCCCCAAGGAAGCAATTAGCTTCAAAAGCAGCAAGGAAATCAGCTCCAATCTCTGCTGGTATTAAAAAGCCACACAGATATAGACCAGGAACTGTAGCTTTAAGAGAAATTAGAAGATATCAAAAATCTACTGATCTtttaataagaaaattaCCATTCCAAAGATTAGTAAGAGAAATTGCTCAAGATTATAAAACTGACTTAAGATTCCAATCTTCAGCAGTAATGGCCCTTCAAGAAGCTGCAGAAGCTTACTTAGTTGGTCTTTTTGAAGATACCAACTTATGTGCCATTCACGCAAAAAGAGTTACCATTATGCCAAAAGATATCCAATTAGCCAGACGTATTCGTGGAGAAAGATcttaa
- a CDS encoding calcium-dependent protein kinase 2, whose protein sequence is MGNHFSVKLKRKKKKKGFLNIYGKNTNADNTIKQSNDCKYDINGCMSREGATTLERKNLILCHSGKLEDKYIIDEKLGQGTYGCVYKGIDKVTNQLYAIKEEKKDRLKNINRFFQEIEIMKRLDHPNIVKLYETYENDNYIYLIMELCSGRELFDSIIENGSFTEKNAATIMKQIFSAIFYLHSLNIVHRDLKPENFLFQSESKDSLLKIIDFGLSKNLGTGEFTTTKAGTPYYVAPQVLDGKYDKKCDIWSSGVIMYTLLCGYPPFYGDTDNEVLKKVKKGEFCFYENDWGTISSDAKNLITKLLTYNPNERCTIEEALNHPWITQMTTKSHEHVELSSSLLKNLKNFKKENELKKIALTIIAKHLCDVEINNLRNIFIALDVDNSGTLSSQEILDGLKKIGYQKIPPDIHQVLRDIDSNASGQIHYTDFLAATIDKQTYLKKEVCLIPFKFFDIDGNGKISVEELKRIFGRDDIENPLIDKAIDSLLQEVDLNGDGEIDFHEFMLMMSKKK, encoded by the exons atggGAAATCACTTTTCAgtaaaattaaaaaggaaaaaaaaaaaaaaaggttttttaaatatatatggaaaaaatACTAATGCAGATAATACAATTAAACAAAGTAATGATTgtaaatatgatataaatggTTGTATGTCAAGAGAAGGTGCAACAACATtagaaagaaaaaatttaatattatgtCATTCAGGAAAGTTAgaagataaatatattattgatGAAAAATTAGGACAAGGTACATATGGTTGTGTATATAAAGGTATAGATAAAGTTACAAATCAGTTATATGCtataaaagaagaaaaaaaagatcgattgaaaaatataaatcgTTTTTTTCAAGAAATTGAGATTATGAAAAGATTAGATCATCCAAATATtgtaaaattatatgaaacttatgaaaatgataattatatatatttaattatgGAATTATGTTCAGGTAGAGAATTATTTGATAGTATAATTGAGAATGGTTCATTTACTGAAAAGAATGCTGCAACTATAATGAAGCAAATATTTTCAGctatattttatttacattctttaaatattgTACATCGTGATTTAAAACctgaaaattttttatttcaaaGTGAAAGTAAAGATAgtttattaaaaattatagaTTTTGGTTTAAGTAAAAATTTAGGAACAGGAGAATTTACTACTACTAAAGCAGGAACACCATATTATGTTGCACCTCAAGTATTAGATGGgaaatatgataaaaaatgtGATATCTGGTCTAGTGGTGTTATTATGTATACACTTTTATGTGGATACCCACCATTCTATGGTGATACAGATAATGaagttttaaaaaaagttaAAAAAGGAGAATTCTGCttttatgaaaatgatTGGGGAACTATTTCTTCTGATGcaaaaaatttaataacaaaattattaacatataatCCAAATGAAAGATGTACTATCGAAGAAGCTTTAAATCATCCATGGATAACACAAATGACAACCAAAAGCCATGAACATGTAGAATTATCTTCAAGCTTATTAAAAAAtcttaaaaattttaaaaaagaaaatgaattaaaaaaaattgcATTAACTATTATAGCCAAACATTTATGTGATGTTGAAATTAATAActtaagaaatatatttatagcTCTTGATGTTGATAATAGTGGAACTTTATCATCTCAAGAAATTCTTGATGggttaaaaaaaataggaTACCAAAAAATACCTCCAGATATTCACCAAGTGCTTAGAGATATTGATTCAAACGCTTCAGGTCAAATACATTACACAg ATTTCCTGGCTGCCACAATTGATAAGCAAACATACCTCAAAAAGGAAGTCTGCTTAATACCCTTTaaattttttgatattGATGGTAATGGGAAAATAAGTGtagaagaattaaaaaGGATATTTGGAAGAGACGATATTGAAAACCCATTAATAGACAAAGCAATTGATTCATTGCTACAAGAAGTTGATTTAAATGGAGATGGAGAG ATCGATTTCCATGAATTCATGCTTATGATgagcaaaaaaaaataa
- a CDS encoding putative transcription elongation factor SPT5 — translation MTENEKEQNFTKSIFSDDESDIDKESVKNKKRKNDDNKQHNEDSNDDISEPNVKKLEISRKRKKISNTKININTNKEGQEDNEHNHFDDNDEEEEHEEEEAGEEIEGREEEVDGDDDGDDDGDDDDDEDEDDEDDEEGEEEDYEDENLLHENSSYNNNKDMNESGSKKRRTGKNKYLSTFLDTEAQVGDDDEEEEYESSYIDEFEEAKRLEKKKLYEQKLKSGTNHLAQAINKLSKRYENEKEVKEDDILTEGETLTDGEILVDDYSDERRERIQTIDSPKMWLIKLFKNNVERNLAIGIYHKYMKLKDNDFNIKGIYVSDNLKGYIYIEADSLYMLKKFLLGFKFINLNEISIVPIQELTSIFTMCHSKINIPKVNEYVRIKRGLYLNDIGQIYEIHEKGIYAIVRLIPRITYEHFMNAKKNKYYNQKSSLNKLTSIIDKNNKSNSYYFNDKLDMNRSSNFSKYPNDDMLLNGDMTNDYMSNDYMSNEYGSNGYVSNGYASNEYLSYAYASNEEMGNDYMNDDYLINGNDEESLKKKNKQKKAKDYLDEALQLRKKKKERPFQKLFDRDEIERIGGVIETGPYPRTIKYQNNIFEENGYILKKMNIKYLITENANITLTEIREFNKNNGVTGEKASLGITKSFINKNSLHLFKKDERVKILKGELCNLIGTITAVNDNVLTINPDNLAKQFKFLPTDVTKYFIEGDNVTVINGLHKGKSGLISLIDYKENVALIFSPALNTELRCSIQDLSLSINNSEGLGGVHTLNGFSVGDLIELNDRQIGVITYIDKNKHIRVLTNNNTTLHTTISSITSKRSAVGQVGRDENNNILQSKDNIQIVRGAHRNKIAVIMYIWKNKIFGKINKKIEDNGFVVLECQNCSLVGNPMEKKKIMTNNNLFRSNTNYIRRNNNFNSFIGKTVKILTGVYKGLLADVIDAERDEFTLLLKIKPKTVRQKRIECAISDSYKDQNVHEENDEIEIENKNKLKPLQMFQFSDQKKNKFNDSFYNPREKKSFDKIPPKHSSIDSTNNQRNYYNYGDKWSYANNNNNMNENVYTSPHKYNHNDRHNHHDNRYNHHDNRYSHHDNKYNNNHYEEDYIKKKHSTNNFRDSTYNIKHEEHKNYVTPIGEENKKNYNKHETKKEYNNNIIPNKINNNDQKEDSHIWLHIDIMVKVITPGPFYNEIGKIIDVIKKNAYTILKIQTDKTTFNIVSDAVVPLKPQKKNDHILIFDKGEEIEGTVQDIKINEVQANTTSGLFTCHLKNTFLYKNYIP, via the coding sequence atgactgagaatgaaaaagaacaaaattTCACTAAAAGCATTTTTAGTGACGACGAAAGTGATATTGACAAAGAAAGtgttaaaaataaaaaaagaaaaaacgATGATAATAAACAACATAATGAGGATAgtaatgatgatataagTGAACCtaatgtaaaaaaattagaaatatcaaggaaaagaaaaaaaataagtaatacaaaaataaatataaatacaaataagGAAGGGCAAGAAGATAATGAACATAACCATTttgatgataatgatgaGGAGGAGGAACatgaagaagaagaagCTGGTGAAGAAATTGAAGGACGTGAAGAAGAAGTTGATGGTGATGACGATGGTGATGATGACGgtgatgatgatgatgatgaagatgaagatgatgaagatgaCGAGGAGGGCGAAGAAGAAGATTATGAAGATGAAAATTTATTACACGAAAATAGtagttataataataataaagacATGAATGAAAGTGgatcaaaaaaaagaagaacaggaaaaaataaatatttatcaaCCTTTTTAGATACAGAAGCACAAGTTGGagatgatgatgaagaagaagaatATGAAAGTTCATATATTGATGAATTTGAAGAAGCTAAAAGAttagaaaagaaaaaattatatgaacaaaaattaaaaagtGGAACAAATCATTTAGCACAAGcaattaataaattatctaaaagatatgaaaatgaaaaagaagTTAAAGAAGATGATATATTAACAGAAGGAGAAACATTAACAGATGGTGAAATATTAGTAGATGATTATTCTGATGAAAGAAGAGAACGAATACAAACAATTGACAGTCCGAAAATGTGgttaataaaattatttaaaaataatgtagAAAGAAATTTAGCTATAGGAAtttatcataaatatatgaaattaaaagataatgattttaatattaaaggtatatatgtatctgataatttaaaaggttatatatatatagaagCAGATagtttatatatgttaaaaaaatttttattagGATTCAAATTTATTAATCTTAATGAAATATCTATTGTGCCAATACAAGAATTGACTTCTATATTTACTATGTGTCATtcaaaaattaatatacCAAAAGTTAATGAATATGTTAGAATAAAAAGAGgattatatttaaatgatattggacaaatatatgaaattCATGAAAAAGGTATATATGCTATTGTTCGATTAATACCAAGAATTACATATGAACATTTTATGAatgcaaaaaaaaataaatattataatcaGAAATCGtctttaaataaattaacaTCTATaattgataaaaataataaaagcaattcttattattttaatgaTAAATTAGATATGAATAGAAGTTCtaatttttcaaaatatcCAAATGATGATATGTTATTAAATGGAGATATGACAAATGATTATATGTCAAATGATTATATGTCAAATGAATATGGATCAAATGGGTATGTATCAAATGGATATGCTtcaaatgaatatttatcatatgCTTATGCATCTAATGAAGAAATGGGAAATGATTATATGAATGACgattatttaataaatggaaatgatgaagaaagtttaaaaaaaaaaaacaaacaaaaaaaagcAAAAGATTATTTAGATGAAGCATTACAATtaagaaagaaaaaaaaagaaagaccatttcaaaaattatttgataGAGATGAAATTGAACGTATTGGTGGTGTTATTGAAACAGGTCCTTATCCAAGAACTATCaaatatcaaaataatatttttgaagaaaatggttatatattaaaaaaaatgaatattaaaTATCTTATTACAGAAAATGCAAATATCACTTTAACCGAAATAAGagaatttaataaaaataatggTGTGACAGGTGAAAAAGCTAGTTTAGGTATTACCAAatcttttataaataaaaattctctacatttatttaaaaaagatgaaaGAGTCAAAATTTTAAAAGGAGAATTATGTAATTTAATAGGTACCATTACTGCAGTTAATGATAATGTTTTAACTATAAATCCTGATAATTTAGCAAAAcaatttaaatttttacCTACTGATGTAAccaaatattttattgaaGGAGATAATGTAACAGTTATTAATGGTTTACATAAAGGAAAAAGTGGCTTAATTTCACTTATAgattataaagaaaatgttGCACTCATATTTTCTCCAGCTTTAAATACTGAATTAAGATGTTCTATACAAGATTTATCTCTATCTATTAATAATAGTGAAGGTTTAGGAGGTGTGCATACTCTGAATGGATTTTCAGTAGGTGATTTAATTGAGTTAAATGATAGACAGATAGGTGTCATAACATATATTGATAAGAATAAACATATACGTGTattaacaaataataatacaacATTACATACAACCATAAGTTCTATAACATCAAAACGTTCAGCTGTAGGACAAGTAGGAAgagatgaaaataataatattcttcaatcaaaagataatatacaaatagTACGTGGGGCACATAGGAACAAAATAGCAGtaattatgtatatatggaaaaataaaatttttggtaaaataaataaaaaaattgaagATAATGGTTTTGTTGTTTTAGAATGTCAAAATTGTTCTTTAGTAGGAAATCcaatggaaaaaaaaaaaattatgacaaataataatttgtttagaagtaatacaaattatataagaagaaataataatttcaaTTCATTTATTGGGAAAACagtaaaaatattaacagGTGTATATAAAGGCTTATTAGCAGATGTTATAGATGCTGAAAGAGACGaatttacattattattaaaaattaaaccTAAAACTGTAAGACAAAAAAGAATAGAATGTGCTATATCAGATTCATATAAAGATCAAAATGTAcatgaagaaaatgatgaaatcgaaatagaaaataaaaataaattaaaacCATTACAAATGTTTCAATTTTCAgatcaaaaaaaaaataaattcaatgattctttttataatccaagagaaaaaaaaagttttGATAAAATACCTCCTAAACATTCTTCAATAGATAGTACAAATAATCAAcgaaattattataattatggAGATAAATGGAGTTATgcaaataataataataatatgaatgaaaaTGTATATACATCTCCTCATAAGTATAATCATAATGATAGGCATAATCATCATGATAATAGATATAATCATCATGATAATAGATATAGTCATcatgataataaatataataataatcattatGAAGAGGAttatattaagaaaaaacaTAGCACCAATAATTTTAGGGATTCAacttataatataaaacacGAAGAgcataaaaattatgtaaCTCCTATTGgtgaagaaaataaaaagaattataataaacaCGAAACgaaaaaagaatataataataatataataccaaataaaataaataacaatGATCAAAAAGAAGACAGTCATATATGGTTACATATAGATATTATGGTAAAGGTCATAACACCAGGACCAttttataatgaaataggtaaaattattgatgttataaaaaaaaatgcatatactattttaaaaatacaaaCTGATAAAACAACATTTAATATAGTATCCGATGCAGTCGTTCCTTTAAAACCtcagaaaaaaaatgatcatattttgatttttgATAAAGGAGAGGAAATTGAAGGAACAGTTCAagatattaaaattaatgaGGTTCAGGCTAATACTACTTCTGGACTCTTTACATgtcatttaaaaaatacttttttatataaaaattatataccATAA
- a CDS encoding putative transcription factor with AP2 domain(s), translating to MIRTFLINDNYFHKITYRNIKYSNHIKIFNIHFLNFVSCKLQPKNYGLIFFNNKRNFGVKRVVQKRKYMLKLIQPHQEQFDPEKYAKYLEQERLSEKVNINNINMDDEKQVELYENYLLNYKYNKRQVEKNGTLPLSLLSSSFIRRTIYSNREDVLKKLKNINWKKYCCNVKGVRWHASGAWRVYFCKRNYQHNFFVKCDCYFRVSIYGFEKSKELAVLYRKRLEYEYLLLMKRWKEIEMENAKKRKMIKESKRKDNYDLELDEDTQQMEEENYINEK from the exons atgattaGAACTTTCttaataaatgataattatttcCATAAAATTACttatagaaatattaagTATAGTAatcatattaaaatatttaacaTACACTTTTTGAACTTTGTATCATGTAAACTTCAACCTAAAAACTATGGTTTAATATTCTTCAATAATAAAAGGAACTTTGGAGTAAAAAGAGTGGTTCAAAAAAGAA aatatatgCTAAAATTAATACAACCACACCAAGAACAGTTCGACCCCGAAAAATATGCAAAATATTTAGAACAAGAAAGATTGAGTGAaaaagtaaatataaataatattaatatggACGATGAAAAACAAGTTGAATTATAcgaaaattatttattaaattataaatataataaaaggCAAGTTGAAAAAAATGGCACTTTACCcttatcattattatccTCTTCATTCATTCGAAGAACAATTTATTCAAATAGAGAAGATGtcttaaaaaaattaaaaaatatcaaCTGGAAAAAGTACTGTTGTAATGTTAAAGGGGTAAGGTGGCATGCCAGTGGAGCATGGCGAGtttatttttgtaaaagaaattatcagcataatttttttgttaaatGTGATTGTTATTTTCGTGTAAGTATTTATGGATTTGAAAAAAGTAAAGAACTAGCTGTCCTTTATAGAAAAAGGCTTGAATATGAATACCTTTTATTGATGAAAAGATGGAAAGAAATTGAAAT ggAAAATGctaaaaaaagaaaaatgatAAAAGAATCCAAACGTAAAGACAACTACGACCTGGAACTTGATGAAGATACTCAACAAATGgaagaagaaaattatattaatgaaaaatga
- a CDS encoding putative SNARE associated Golgi protein (part of same gene as PGSY75_0611000B~gap found within coding sequence), with translation MNKAKINLMIHETDILSSISKTKKNKEVKLHLFYLSLIFLF, from the coding sequence atgaataaagcgaaaataaatttaatgaTACATGAAACAGATATATTGTCATCTATTtcaaaaacaaaaaaaaataaagagGTTAAGcttcatcttttttatctatccttaatatttcttttc
- a CDS encoding putative SNARE associated Golgi protein (part of same gene as PGSY75_0611000A~gap found within coding sequence), which translates to LNIEGKRKLKILIPKSFKDLINFNKREKIKILYDSLVSYKNEHGMVLLILLSLLYIFYQSFPIFLWWMTGTASIITILIGAFYNYAFSILYCSILSTISPLIAYAIIMYYGKTVIEHFFKKSLIQFQEKIKKRVKNKLDLFFYIAILRLTPIFPNSLINILGATLSLPIVPFVLATYIGLLPNTIILVSIGQALNRLSSVNMKHQFYVPITFIILLLLFQKIVSSKYKEISL; encoded by the exons GTTTAAATATTGAAGGGAAAAGGAAactaaaaatattaattcCTAAAAGCTTTAAagatttaataaatttcaataaaagagaaaaaataaaaattctATATGATTCTTTAgtatcatataaaaatgagCATGGAATGGTTTTATTAATACTATTATCAttactttatatattctatcAATCTTTTCCAATTTTCTTATGGTGGATGACTGGAACAGCTAGTATTATAACTATATTAATAGGAgctttttataattatgccttttctattttatattgttcTATTTTATCAACCATATCACCACTGATTGCATATGCAATCATTATGTATTATGGAAAAACGGTCATagaacatttttttaagaaatCTCTTATACAATTTCAAgaaaaaatcaaaaaaagagtcaaaaataaattggacttatttttttatatagCTATTTTAAGATTAACTCCAATTTTCCCAAATTCTTTAATTAATATACTAGGAGCAACATTATCACTTCCTATAGTTCCATTTGTATTGGCAACGTATATTGGACTTTTACCAAATACTATTATATTAG TTTCCATAGGACAAGCCTTAAACAGATTATCTTCAGTAAATATGAAGCATCAATTTTATGTACCCAtaacatttataatattgttgttactttttcaaaaaatagtaagtagtaaatataaagaGATAAGTCTTTAG
- a CDS encoding hypothetical protein (conserved Plasmodium protein, unknown function) — MGAVECEKSIKHIIEINCLSEKNSNILYKCLLSDDSLKQNEMFTRANVSGNILKIELQSNTCEDIRYKAKNIYDYLHFFFKTVETFA, encoded by the exons atggGAGCAGTAGAATGTGAAAAATCAATTAAGCa tataatagaaataaattgtttatcagaaaaaaatagtaatattttatataaatgtttattAAGTGATGATTCACTAAAACAAAACGAAATGTTTACACGTGCAAATGTATCtggaaatatattaaaaat aGAGTTACAAAGCAATACTTGTGAAGATATAAGATATAAGgcaaaaaatatatatgattatttacatttcttttttaaaactGTAGAGACCTTTGCTtaa
- a CDS encoding transketolase, with protein sequence MNIMDNEIDTKCINEIRMLSAELPLEAKSGHQGAPIGCAPIAHILWSYVMNYYNEDTKWINRDRFILSNGHASALLYTMLYLTEQGLSMEDLKLFRQFGSITPGHPENHITKGVEVTTGPLGQGASNAVGMAIAAHNLAEKYNTEEHKIFDNYVYAICGDGCMQEGVFCEAASLAGHLGLGRLILLYDDNKITIDGNTDLSFTENIEKKFEALNWEVRRVEDGNKDYKKILYEIEQGKKNLQQPTLIIVRTACGFGTKVEGTCKSHGLALNDEDLKKAKSFFGLDPEKKFHISDDVKEFYKNVIQKKKENYIKWKNMFDDFSLKYPQVSQEIIRRFQNGLPNNWKDALPKYTPKDAPGATRNLSGIVLNSINKIFPELIGGSADLSESNCTSLKEENDIKKNSYANKYIRFGVREHGMVAITNGLYAYGGFKPYCGTFLNFYTYAFGALRLAALSNHHILCIATHDSVELGEDGPTHQPIEVLSLLRSTPNLNIIRPADGNEVSGAYLSHFSNPHTPTVIALCRNKVPHLNNTHPEQVLKGAYILEDFDTSNNPKVILTGSGSELQLCFEAKEILKNQHQLNVRIVSFPSWTLFKKQPQEYQYSVMMHNHPNLPRFYIEPASTHGFDTYFNVYIGINQFGYSAPKNKIWEHLGFTPENIVQKVLAFMKNKLK encoded by the coding sequence atgAACATTATGGATAACGAAATAGACACAAAGTGTATAAACGAAATTCGTATGTTATCAGCAGAATTGCCATTAGAGGCAAAGAGTGGACATCAAGGAGCTCCAATAGGTTGTGCCCCTATAGCTCATATCTTATGGTCTTATGtaatgaattattataatgaagaTACCAAATGGATAAATAGGGATAGATTTATTTTGTCGAATGGTCATGCTAGTGCATTACTGTATACTATGTTATATTTAACAGAACAAGGGTTAAGTATGGAAGATTTAAAATTGTTTCGACAATTTGGAAGTATAACACCAGGTCATCCAGAAAATCATATAACAAAAGGTGTTGAAGTTACTACAGGACCATTAGGTCAAGGTGCTTCAAATGCTGTAGGTATGGCTATAGCTGCTCATAATTTAGCAGAGAAATATAATACTGAAgaacataaaatatttgataattatgtatatgCTATATGTGGTGATGGATGTATGCAAGAAGGTGTATTTTGTGAAGCTGCTTCACTTGCAGGTCATTTAGGTTTAGGTCGattaattcttttatatgatgataataaaattacTATTGATGGTAATACTGATTTATCATTTACAGAAAATATAGAGAAAAAATTTGAAGCTTTAAATTGGGAAGTTCGTCGTGTTGAAGATGGTAATAAAgattataagaaaatattatatgaaattgaacaaggtaaaaaaaatttacaacAACCAACTCTTATTATTGTTAGAACTGCATGTGGTTTTGGTACAAAAGTGGAAGGTACTTGTAAATCACATGGATTAGCTTTAAATGATGAAGATTTGAAAAAGGCAAAATCTTTTTTTGGTTTAGATCctgaaaaaaaatttcataTATCTGATGATGTAAAagaattttataaaaatgttatacaaaaaaaaaaagaaaattatattaaatggAAAAACATGTTTGATgatttttctttaaaatatcCACAAGTATCACAAGAAATTATAAGAAGATTTCAAAATGGTTTACCAAATAATTGGAAAGATGCATTACCAAAATATACACCAAAAGATGCACCAGGTGCTACTAGAAACCTATCCGGAATTGTTTTAAattcaataaataaaatatttccAGAGTTAATAGGAGGTAGTGCAGATTTATCAGAATCAAATTGTACATCattaaaagaagaaaatgatataaaaaaaaattcttatgcaaataaatatattagatTTGGTGTTAGAGAACATGGTATGGTAGCTATTACAAATGGTTTATATGCATATGGTGGATTCAAACCTTATTGTGGtacatttttaaatttctATACTTATGCTTTTGGTGCTTTAAGATTAGCTGCTTTATCAAATCATCATATTCTTTGTATAGCTACACATGATTCTGTTGAATTAGGAGAAGATGGACCAACACACCAACCAATTGAAGTTTTATCTTTACTTAGATCAACTCCAAATCTAAATATAATTAGACCAGCTGATGGTAATGAAGTATCAGGAGCTTATTTATCTCATTTTTCTAATCCACATACTCCAACTGTTATTGCTCTATGTAGAAATAAAGTTCCACATCTTAATAACACACATCCTGAACAAGTCTTAAAAGGAGCATATATTTTAGAAGATTTTGATACTTCTAATAATCCAAAAGTTATTTTAACAGGTAGTGGATCAGAATTACAATTATGTTTTGAAGCTAAagaaattttaaaaaatcaaCATCAATTAAATGTAAGAATTGTAAGTTTTCCATCTTGGACCTTATTTAAAAAGCAACCACAAGAATATCAATATTCTGTTATGATGCATAATCATCCGAATTTACCTAGATTCTATATTGAACCTGCATCAACACATGGATTCGATACATATTTCAATGTATATATAGGTATTAACCAATTTGGTTATTCAGCAcctaaaaataaaatatggGAGCACCTAGGGTTCACCCCTGAAAATATTGTTCAAAAGGTATTAGcatttatgaaaaataagcttaaatga